The Fibrobacter sp. UWB5 genome has a window encoding:
- the rsmH gene encoding 16S rRNA (cytosine(1402)-N(4))-methyltransferase RsmH: protein MAINSLRKNELRTNEFLNGRAAAAHSEAALAGVENGVFYHDPVMLKECLEGLNIKPSGTYSDCTLGGGGHSYAIANKLDENGTLHAFDRDEEAVAFATKRLAGVKPKFIVHPVRFGELKNEIAPDTLDGILYDLGISSHQVDASDRGFTFVGDNPLDLRMDRREGVSAQEWLKTVDADTLAAALRKNADMDRGFKLATRLVEMAASKGDQEILPSDVKAVVESVFPDKRREVNGLLARVFQAIRMEVNGELKEIEDSLRAAVDCLKVGGRLVVMSYHSVEDRCVKETAAEFERACICPERQPVCTCGGNHQRLKKVNRKPILPSNEEIANNSRARSAKLRVYERV, encoded by the coding sequence ATGGCAATAAATAGCCTCCGCAAGAACGAATTACGTACAAATGAATTTTTGAACGGCCGCGCAGCGGCTGCCCATTCCGAAGCCGCCCTTGCAGGCGTCGAAAACGGCGTGTTCTATCACGATCCGGTGATGCTGAAGGAATGCCTTGAAGGCTTGAACATCAAGCCGAGCGGCACTTATAGCGATTGCACCCTGGGCGGTGGCGGCCATTCTTACGCTATTGCAAACAAACTAGACGAAAACGGAACGCTTCACGCCTTTGATCGCGATGAAGAAGCCGTTGCCTTTGCCACCAAGCGCCTTGCCGGTGTAAAGCCCAAGTTCATTGTGCATCCGGTTCGCTTCGGTGAACTCAAGAACGAAATTGCACCGGATACTTTAGACGGCATTCTCTACGATTTGGGCATTAGCAGCCACCAGGTAGACGCTTCTGACCGTGGCTTTACTTTTGTGGGCGACAATCCGCTGGATTTGCGCATGGACCGCCGCGAAGGCGTTTCTGCCCAGGAATGGCTCAAGACGGTGGATGCCGATACGCTCGCTGCCGCACTCCGCAAGAATGCGGATATGGATCGCGGCTTCAAGCTTGCAACCCGTTTGGTTGAAATGGCTGCCTCCAAGGGCGACCAGGAAATCTTGCCTTCTGACGTGAAGGCGGTGGTGGAATCCGTGTTCCCCGACAAGCGCCGCGAAGTGAATGGCCTTTTGGCCCGCGTGTTCCAGGCGATTCGCATGGAAGTGAACGGCGAACTCAAGGAAATCGAAGATAGCCTGCGCGCTGCCGTAGATTGCCTCAAGGTGGGCGGTCGCCTGGTGGTGATGAGCTACCATTCCGTGGAAGATCGCTGCGTCAAGGAAACGGCCGCTGAATTTGAACGCGCCTGCATTTGCCCCGAACGTCAGCCTGTGTGCACGTGCGGTGGCAATCACCAGCGCCTTAAAAAGGTGAATCGCAAGCCGATTCTGCCTTCTAACGAAGAAATTGCGAACAACAGCAGGGCTCGCTCTGCGAAGCTTAGGGTGTACGAACGGGTATGA
- a CDS encoding penicillin-binding protein gives MNIINMDALSVAKMIVLGAIGVLAWQTFNIQVLNREVYQAETKSMVTRTKSIYAERGEILDRNGVVFAKNLRDTGKAEDYSRIFLQGKLASQIVGKVGYDGEGSMGMERMYDLRLRGNEGFRVGIKDAKEREILGRSENVAEAKPGKNLVLTIDRDMQEIVEKALKDGVIEFSAASASAVVVDPYTGEILAMASYPTFDPNSKKQGVGKMAKNDIVAMSYEPGSTFKVITAAAAIENDVVPEDTVFVNEGKCWSWSARAERICDTHIYGDMDMAEAMVQSSNIVYAKVADKVGAEKLYRMARNFGFGMKTSENLAGEEAGRLYMPYELTRDDRTLKTMGFGHAVSVTPIQMVMAYAAIANGGTLMEPMIVKEWRDSDGNLVEKKDPVKVRRVISERTAASIRKMLNRVVNSGTAKRVASKKIPDVIFGGKTGTAEKYNQETGKYDREHQVASFIGLAPVEDVRYVCMVLVDDPNADKLYGHTGGATAGPIFRRIMEGIYYHPKLSPASHDLAFVKKNTACEGDYVGMLAQTAKSVAANKKCPVTFEGEGSRVIAVRRDKTDSLSLVLKLGDVDASTMPDLKGLSLKDALEIAGNIRMNVEYTGMGRVVSQTPKVGETLHKGQICKLTLKERG, from the coding sequence ATGAATATAATCAATATGGATGCTCTCTCGGTTGCAAAGATGATTGTGCTTGGCGCAATTGGTGTTTTGGCATGGCAGACCTTTAACATTCAGGTGCTGAACCGCGAAGTGTACCAGGCCGAAACCAAGAGCATGGTAACCCGTACCAAGAGCATTTACGCCGAACGCGGCGAAATCCTGGACCGTAACGGTGTGGTGTTCGCCAAGAACCTGCGCGATACCGGCAAGGCCGAAGACTACAGCCGAATTTTCTTGCAGGGCAAGCTGGCCTCCCAGATTGTGGGCAAGGTCGGCTACGATGGCGAAGGCAGCATGGGCATGGAACGCATGTACGACTTGCGCCTGCGCGGCAACGAAGGATTCCGCGTGGGTATCAAGGATGCCAAGGAACGCGAAATTCTGGGACGCTCCGAAAACGTGGCCGAAGCAAAGCCGGGCAAGAACCTGGTGCTGACCATTGACCGCGACATGCAAGAAATTGTGGAAAAGGCCCTGAAGGACGGCGTGATCGAATTCAGCGCTGCCAGTGCCTCTGCCGTGGTGGTGGACCCGTACACGGGCGAAATCCTGGCCATGGCAAGTTACCCGACTTTTGACCCGAACTCTAAAAAGCAGGGTGTGGGCAAAATGGCGAAGAACGACATCGTGGCGATGTCTTACGAACCGGGTTCTACCTTCAAGGTGATTACGGCTGCGGCTGCCATTGAAAACGACGTGGTGCCCGAAGATACCGTGTTTGTGAACGAAGGCAAGTGCTGGAGCTGGAGCGCCCGAGCCGAACGCATTTGCGACACGCACATTTATGGCGATATGGATATGGCCGAGGCAATGGTGCAGTCTTCGAACATTGTCTATGCGAAGGTTGCCGACAAGGTGGGCGCCGAAAAGCTTTACCGTATGGCCCGTAACTTCGGCTTTGGCATGAAGACTTCTGAAAACCTGGCTGGTGAAGAAGCCGGTCGCCTTTACATGCCGTACGAACTGACTCGTGATGACCGTACCCTTAAAACCATGGGCTTTGGTCACGCTGTTTCTGTAACGCCGATCCAGATGGTGATGGCTTATGCAGCTATCGCTAACGGCGGCACTCTGATGGAACCGATGATTGTAAAGGAATGGCGCGATTCAGACGGAAACCTGGTCGAAAAGAAGGATCCGGTGAAGGTGCGTCGCGTGATTTCGGAACGCACGGCAGCCTCGATCCGCAAGATGCTCAATCGCGTGGTGAACAGCGGTACGGCAAAGCGCGTGGCAAGCAAGAAGATTCCGGACGTGATTTTTGGCGGAAAGACCGGTACGGCAGAAAAATACAACCAGGAAACCGGCAAGTATGACCGCGAACACCAGGTGGCTTCGTTTATTGGCCTTGCCCCGGTCGAAGATGTGCGCTACGTGTGCATGGTGCTGGTAGACGACCCGAACGCCGACAAGCTTTATGGCCATACGGGTGGTGCAACGGCGGGCCCGATTTTCCGCCGCATTATGGAAGGCATTTACTACCATCCGAAACTTTCGCCGGCATCACATGACCTTGCCTTTGTCAAGAAGAATACGGCTTGCGAAGGCGATTACGTGGGAATGCTTGCCCAGACGGCAAAGTCGGTGGCGGCAAACAAGAAATGCCCGGTGACTTTTGAAGGTGAAGGTTCTCGAGTGATTGCCGTGCGCCGCGACAAGACGGATTCTTTGTCGCTGGTGCTCAAGCTTGGCGATGTCGATGCTTCGACGATGCCGGACTTGAAGGGGCTTTCGCTGAAGGATGCTCTTGAAATTGCTGGAAACATTCGCATGAATGTGGAATATACCGGAATGGGTCGCGTTGTGTCCCAGACGCCGAAAGTCGGGGAAACGCTCCATAAGGGTCAAATTTGCAAGCTTACGCTCAAGGAGAGAGGCTAA
- a CDS encoding FtsW/RodA/SpoVE family cell cycle protein encodes MENTVANTGMNKLLLVVVLLLICLGVPIVYTASAHFAVSHGLPAEYYLQKHLIKAVFGLILMLGLARFLDYGHWVWLGRITFFVGVVLTIAALVSGHGVKGANRWILGIQPSEIMKLGMLICICGKFSQAGDNIKSVACTIIQPGIFFGITAFLLILQPNYSMLMMLSMVVICVMLTAGVNYKYLAITIGAAIPPGIIMLLMTGHSSKRIQAFTAAEGEMVASNWQGEHALLALGNGGFSGTGFGMGVQKLGYLPEVHKDVIYAVAGEEFGFMGTFFLLALYAVLFAQGFSIARQSSTRFGKYLAVALTFSLFFNFLVHVCVCVGLFPTTGQPLPFISFGGTNLIYSCVAVGILLNISRSNTGKMIKEPYMSGASLESSAYRNYEFSRSGV; translated from the coding sequence ATGGAAAACACAGTCGCAAATACCGGCATGAACAAGCTACTCTTGGTAGTAGTGTTGCTGCTGATTTGTTTGGGCGTGCCTATTGTCTATACGGCATCGGCCCATTTCGCTGTGTCCCATGGACTTCCTGCAGAATACTATCTGCAAAAGCACTTGATCAAGGCGGTGTTCGGTTTGATTCTGATGCTTGGCCTTGCCCGGTTCCTGGATTACGGTCACTGGGTATGGCTGGGGCGCATTACCTTCTTTGTGGGCGTTGTCCTTACCATTGCGGCCCTTGTGTCGGGCCACGGCGTCAAGGGCGCAAACCGCTGGATTTTGGGCATTCAGCCTTCTGAAATCATGAAACTCGGCATGCTCATCTGCATTTGCGGAAAGTTCTCGCAGGCAGGCGACAACATCAAGAGTGTCGCTTGCACTATCATTCAGCCGGGAATCTTCTTTGGCATTACCGCTTTCTTGCTGATTTTGCAGCCGAACTATTCGATGCTCATGATGCTTTCGATGGTGGTGATTTGCGTGATGCTCACGGCTGGTGTGAATTACAAGTACCTCGCCATTACCATTGGTGCTGCCATTCCGCCGGGAATTATCATGTTGCTCATGACAGGGCATTCGAGTAAGCGTATTCAGGCGTTTACGGCGGCCGAAGGCGAAATGGTCGCTTCGAACTGGCAGGGTGAACATGCTTTGCTCGCTTTGGGTAACGGCGGATTCTCGGGAACGGGCTTCGGCATGGGCGTGCAGAAACTGGGCTACTTGCCCGAAGTCCATAAAGACGTGATTTATGCGGTGGCCGGCGAAGAATTCGGATTCATGGGAACCTTCTTCTTGTTGGCCTTGTACGCAGTCCTTTTTGCTCAGGGATTCTCGATTGCCCGCCAGTCTTCGACCCGTTTCGGAAAGTACCTGGCCGTGGCTCTCACGTTCTCGCTTTTCTTCAACTTTTTGGTTCACGTCTGCGTTTGCGTGGGACTTTTCCCCACGACGGGCCAACCTCTCCCGTTCATAAGCTTCGGCGGAACCAATCTAATTTACAGCTGTGTGGCAGTGGGGATTCTTTTGAACATTTCCAGATCCAATACAGGCAAGATGATCAAGGAACCCTACATGAGCGGCGCCTCGCTCGAAAGCAGTGCCTACAGAAACTATGAATTTTCAAGGAGTGGCGTATGA
- the ribF gene encoding riboflavin biosynthesis protein RibF — MKRAVTMGNFDGCHLGHQALFRTLKAVAEVNGLTPTVISFEPHSNYVLRTPGDPLLLTTTEEKREFIESLGLEFLVLPFTPEVAKLPFDVFVRQELIEKRGVCSMFFGHDHCFGAGGKGNYETITAAFPELSTAMLSIVLHKGERVSSSAVRNALLNGDVSRAQTYLGRPYRLSGTIVEGKRLGHTIGFPTANLQVEKYKFLPKHGVYVATARLPDGNGGERSFRAVVNIGTQPSTGNQRLAIEAYLLDFSEDIYGRPMVLDLMAYLRPEQKFPSLDDLVRQIGMDADTARNYNGNHWAE; from the coding sequence ATGAAGCGTGCTGTGACGATGGGTAATTTTGACGGATGCCACCTGGGACACCAGGCGCTTTTCCGCACGCTCAAGGCCGTTGCCGAAGTGAACGGCTTGACGCCTACCGTCATTAGCTTTGAGCCGCATTCCAACTATGTGCTGCGCACTCCTGGCGATCCGCTGCTCCTCACGACTACCGAAGAAAAGCGCGAATTTATTGAAAGCCTGGGTCTTGAATTTTTGGTGCTCCCGTTTACGCCCGAGGTGGCGAAGCTCCCGTTCGATGTTTTTGTCCGTCAGGAACTGATTGAAAAGCGCGGCGTGTGTTCGATGTTCTTTGGACACGACCATTGCTTTGGCGCCGGCGGCAAGGGTAACTACGAAACCATTACCGCAGCCTTCCCGGAACTTTCGACTGCCATGCTTTCGATTGTGCTCCACAAGGGTGAACGCGTGAGTTCTTCTGCTGTGCGCAATGCGCTTTTGAATGGCGATGTTTCGCGCGCGCAAACTTATTTGGGCCGCCCGTATCGTTTGTCCGGAACGATTGTCGAAGGCAAACGCTTGGGCCATACCATCGGTTTCCCGACTGCGAACCTTCAGGTGGAAAAGTATAAGTTCTTGCCCAAGCATGGCGTGTATGTGGCAACCGCGCGCTTGCCCGATGGCAACGGGGGAGAGCGTTCTTTCCGCGCCGTAGTGAATATTGGAACGCAGCCTTCTACCGGCAACCAGCGCTTGGCTATCGAAGCGTACCTGCTCGACTTTAGCGAAGACATTTACGGTCGCCCGATGGTGCTTGACTTGATGGCGTACTTGCGCCCTGAACAGAAATTCCCGAGCTTGGATGATCTGGTTCGTCAGATTGGCATGGATGCGGACACCGCTCGCAATTATAACGGCAATCACTGGGCGGAATAA
- a CDS encoding division/cell wall cluster transcriptional repressor MraZ, with protein sequence MNFTSFIGQAQTAIDGKGRSSFPREFRRQLGPTEGEQFVVTRGPAQTLRLYTLPEYEKFMADLDSRSDRRQADLVRRSLWPTVVELDGQNRILLPKILLEYAGLKGEVLYVQASGKTLELWNPERYNAKYGLETEDAMAAFDAAFYGESLTEGSDGNK encoded by the coding sequence ATGAACTTTACGTCTTTCATAGGTCAAGCCCAAACGGCTATCGATGGAAAGGGAAGGTCTTCCTTCCCCAGGGAATTCCGTCGTCAGCTCGGGCCAACCGAAGGGGAGCAATTCGTGGTCACGCGTGGCCCTGCTCAAACCCTGCGGTTGTATACCTTGCCGGAATACGAAAAGTTCATGGCGGACTTGGACTCGAGGTCCGACCGCCGTCAAGCTGACCTAGTTCGGAGAAGCCTCTGGCCCACGGTGGTGGAGCTGGATGGCCAGAACCGCATTTTACTTCCAAAGATTTTGTTGGAGTATGCTGGTCTTAAGGGTGAAGTCCTTTACGTACAAGCTAGCGGAAAAACTCTTGAACTATGGAATCCTGAACGCTACAATGCCAAGTATGGCTTGGAAACTGAAGATGCGATGGCCGCATTCGATGCCGCGTTCTATGGAGAAAGCTTGACGGAGGGGTCCGATGGCAATAAATAG
- the murF gene encoding UDP-N-acetylmuramoyl-tripeptide--D-alanyl-D-alanine ligase, whose translation MYKLDLKIKELLEILETYSVGVDGRTKNRKVNLCMDSREPAKGVVFWPIKGARFDAHQFVTQMEKNGALMSVVNADAEGIENFKMYAPVDDTTKALLKLAKGYQKNFKVKKVAITGSNGKTTTKEMVKAVLSQKYNTHATAGNFNNHIGVPMTLFQLKHCHEAAVIEMGTSGPDEIRPLSMAVEPDVAVITNIGASHLERLKDLDGVFAEKKTIVAGLKKNGVLIVNADDPRLCKCRSTTSYKVVTFGVKRGIIKPEKLEWNEDNCATFFVDRTKFTLNVPGIHNLYNALAAIAVGLQYRVPKADIAKALANFRSTNMRMEIKNANGFKIVSDCYNANPSSTKMALQTIGNMKVNRRIAILGDMLELGAQTDALHQEMGAMVPEMNFDMLLTVGEKAKLYVKGAKSKGMKAAHHFASVQELIDTLTEIVAEGDVLLIKGSRGMHMEQVVDAMLKLTKVKA comes from the coding sequence ATGTATAAGCTGGATTTGAAAATCAAGGAACTCTTGGAAATCCTCGAAACCTACTCGGTAGGCGTTGATGGCCGTACCAAGAACCGCAAAGTGAATCTTTGCATGGATTCTCGCGAACCTGCCAAGGGTGTGGTCTTTTGGCCGATCAAGGGCGCCCGTTTTGACGCCCACCAGTTTGTAACACAAATGGAAAAAAATGGAGCATTGATGAGTGTCGTGAATGCAGATGCCGAAGGCATTGAAAACTTCAAGATGTATGCGCCCGTCGACGATACGACGAAAGCGCTTCTCAAGCTCGCCAAGGGCTACCAGAAGAATTTCAAGGTGAAGAAGGTTGCCATTACGGGCAGCAACGGCAAGACCACCACCAAGGAAATGGTGAAGGCCGTTCTTTCGCAGAAGTACAACACCCACGCCACCGCAGGTAATTTCAACAACCACATCGGTGTGCCCATGACACTGTTCCAGCTCAAGCACTGCCATGAAGCGGCCGTGATTGAAATGGGTACGAGTGGTCCGGATGAAATCCGTCCGCTTTCGATGGCGGTGGAACCCGATGTCGCCGTGATTACCAACATTGGTGCTTCTCACCTGGAACGCCTCAAGGATTTGGACGGCGTGTTCGCCGAAAAGAAGACGATTGTCGCGGGCCTCAAGAAGAACGGCGTGCTCATTGTGAACGCCGACGACCCGCGCCTTTGCAAGTGCCGCAGCACTACGAGCTACAAGGTGGTGACCTTTGGCGTGAAGCGCGGTATCATTAAGCCCGAAAAGCTTGAATGGAACGAAGACAACTGCGCGACCTTCTTTGTGGACCGAACCAAGTTCACGCTGAACGTGCCGGGCATTCATAACCTCTATAACGCACTCGCCGCTATCGCCGTGGGCTTGCAGTACAGAGTGCCCAAGGCCGACATCGCCAAGGCTCTTGCCAACTTCCGTTCGACCAACATGCGCATGGAAATCAAGAATGCCAACGGCTTCAAGATTGTGTCGGACTGCTACAATGCAAACCCGTCTTCGACCAAGATGGCCTTGCAGACCATTGGCAATATGAAGGTGAACCGCCGCATTGCCATTTTGGGCGATATGCTGGAACTCGGCGCCCAGACCGACGCCCTGCACCAGGAAATGGGCGCCATGGTGCCCGAAATGAATTTTGACATGCTCCTGACCGTGGGCGAAAAGGCAAAGCTTTATGTGAAGGGCGCAAAGTCCAAGGGCATGAAGGCCGCTCACCATTTTGCAAGCGTACAGGAACTGATCGACACCCTTACCGAAATCGTGGCAGAAGGCGACGTGCTCTTGATCAAGGGCAGCCGCGGCATGCACATGGAACAGGTGGTGGATGCCATGCTTAAACTCACGAAGGTCAAGGCTTAA
- a CDS encoding UDP-N-acetylmuramoyl-L-alanyl-D-glutamate--2,6-diaminopimelate ligase, translating to MISETLMQKLNVQGLCDDSRRVKAKDLFFSMPGEKSDEFARTALASGAVAVVSETVAPEGLTSKWIQVADVKAARLEAAQVFYKNPFAKLSAHAVTGTNGKTTSAFLMDAMLTAAGHKVALLGTIKNKIGDTSVPATLTTPGLLDLYAFAAKGVEAGCTDLVMEASSHSLDQGRMAGVLYKSALFSNLTQDHLDYHKTMDAYFEAKKLLFTRYLADDGVAVVNIDDAYGLKLYDSLAGIGADRRVAVSRLGVVSALVKPEGAVKNTEDGLKMLLPAISAEPFETPLCGDFNVDNVMLVLAWAKAIGLAESAMRKALAEVRVPGRFEKVWNKNGRHVIVDYAHTPDALERVLTTARSLCRGRLACVFGCGGDRDKTKRPIMGAIAERIADKAWLTSDNPRTENPTDIINDVRAGMKTDKFSVVEKREEAIAKACAELKDGDWLVIAGKGHEDYQIVGKTKHHFDDREEAVKAMENV from the coding sequence ATGATTTCTGAAACGTTGATGCAGAAATTGAATGTGCAGGGCCTGTGCGACGACTCCCGCCGCGTGAAGGCAAAAGATTTGTTTTTCTCGATGCCGGGCGAAAAGTCCGATGAATTTGCAAGAACCGCTTTGGCGTCGGGTGCTGTGGCCGTGGTGAGCGAAACGGTCGCTCCCGAAGGTTTGACTTCGAAGTGGATCCAGGTGGCTGATGTGAAGGCGGCTCGCCTCGAAGCGGCACAAGTTTTTTACAAGAACCCGTTTGCAAAGCTTTCGGCTCATGCAGTGACGGGTACGAACGGAAAGACCACCAGCGCATTCCTGATGGATGCGATGCTTACGGCTGCAGGCCATAAGGTGGCTCTCCTTGGAACGATCAAGAACAAGATTGGCGATACTTCGGTACCGGCCACCCTTACGACACCGGGACTTTTGGATTTGTATGCCTTTGCCGCCAAGGGGGTGGAGGCCGGTTGTACGGATTTGGTGATGGAAGCGTCTTCGCACTCGCTGGATCAGGGACGTATGGCAGGCGTGCTTTATAAGAGCGCCTTGTTCAGCAACCTTACGCAAGACCATCTCGATTACCATAAGACAATGGATGCCTACTTTGAGGCAAAGAAGCTTCTGTTTACGCGTTATCTTGCAGATGACGGCGTTGCTGTTGTCAATATCGATGATGCGTACGGACTGAAACTATACGATTCCCTAGCCGGGATAGGAGCGGACCGGAGGGTGGCTGTCTCGCGTCTAGGGGTCGTTAGTGCTCTTGTGAAGCCCGAAGGGGCAGTGAAGAATACCGAAGACGGTCTCAAGATGCTGTTGCCTGCCATTAGTGCAGAACCGTTTGAAACTCCGTTGTGCGGCGACTTTAACGTGGACAACGTGATGCTGGTGCTTGCCTGGGCTAAGGCAATCGGCCTTGCCGAATCTGCCATGCGCAAGGCTCTGGCAGAAGTTCGCGTTCCGGGCCGCTTTGAAAAAGTTTGGAACAAGAATGGCCGCCACGTGATTGTGGACTACGCCCACACTCCCGACGCCCTCGAACGCGTCCTTACGACCGCGCGTAGCCTCTGCCGAGGCCGCCTCGCGTGCGTATTCGGCTGCGGCGGTGACCGCGACAAGACCAAGCGCCCGATTATGGGTGCGATTGCCGAACGCATTGCGGACAAGGCTTGGCTCACCTCCGACAACCCGCGTACCGAAAATCCGACCGACATCATTAACGATGTGCGCGCCGGCATGAAGACGGACAAGTTCAGCGTTGTGGAAAAGCGCGAAGAAGCGATTGCCAAGGCTTGCGCCGAACTCAAGGACGGCGACTGGCTCGTGATTGCGGGCAAGGGCCACGAAGACTACCAGATTGTGGGTAAGACCAAACACCATTTTGATGACCGCGAAGAAGCGGTGAAGGCGATGGAAAATGTATAA
- the murG gene encoding undecaprenyldiphospho-muramoylpentapeptide beta-N-acetylglucosaminyltransferase translates to MKKFLFVCGGTGGHIFPAVAIANSLKKMGVTDITFAGRKDSMEERLVAKDWPYEYISAVPLHRGPFLKNLALPFNLSKALVRAKSVIKKVKPDVVVATGGYVSLPIVLAAGTAGIPVYLQEQNAVAGVANKVGARYAKTVFVTSEEAAKFFPVEKCMIFGNPVRELPIGDSLARPAEFAPGKKAVFIVGGSQGAVGINNKIEESIKTIAARNDVSVVWQVGVKNVETISNRVGEVPNVAIRGFLDGIYAYMKHADLIISRAGASALAEILAFGKPSILLPFPHATANHQEHNARVVEKAGAALVELDAEENHLWEKVEQLLADENRLNSMAVAAKKLGMPDAADQIARVILSKEND, encoded by the coding sequence ATGAAAAAGTTCCTTTTCGTATGTGGCGGTACCGGTGGCCATATTTTCCCGGCCGTAGCCATTGCAAATAGCCTTAAAAAGATGGGCGTGACCGACATTACTTTTGCTGGCCGTAAAGATTCCATGGAAGAACGCTTGGTGGCAAAAGACTGGCCCTACGAATACATTTCGGCTGTTCCTCTGCACCGTGGCCCGTTCCTCAAGAATTTGGCCTTGCCGTTCAATTTGTCCAAGGCCTTGGTGCGCGCCAAGAGCGTGATTAAGAAGGTGAAGCCCGATGTAGTCGTTGCAACCGGTGGCTATGTATCGCTCCCGATCGTGCTTGCCGCAGGCACTGCCGGCATTCCGGTTTACCTGCAGGAACAGAATGCGGTGGCCGGCGTTGCCAACAAGGTGGGCGCCCGTTACGCAAAGACCGTCTTTGTAACCTCTGAAGAAGCAGCCAAGTTCTTCCCGGTAGAAAAGTGCATGATTTTTGGCAACCCGGTTCGTGAATTGCCGATTGGCGATTCTCTCGCTCGCCCTGCCGAATTCGCTCCGGGCAAAAAGGCCGTGTTTATTGTGGGCGGCTCTCAGGGTGCTGTGGGCATCAACAACAAGATTGAAGAAAGCATCAAGACCATTGCCGCCCGCAACGATGTTTCCGTGGTGTGGCAGGTGGGTGTAAAGAACGTGGAAACCATCAGCAACCGCGTAGGCGAAGTTCCGAATGTGGCCATTCGCGGATTCCTGGATGGCATTTACGCCTACATGAAGCATGCCGACTTGATTATCAGCCGCGCAGGAGCTTCTGCCTTGGCCGAAATCTTGGCCTTCGGTAAGCCTTCGATCCTCTTGCCGTTCCCGCATGCAACTGCGAACCACCAGGAACATAACGCCCGCGTGGTCGAAAAGGCTGGCGCTGCCCTTGTGGAACTCGATGCCGAAGAAAATCACCTGTGGGAAAAGGTGGAACAGCTCTTGGCTGATGAAAACCGTTTGAATTCGATGGCCGTCGCGGCTAAAAAGCTCGGAATGCCCGATGCTGCCGACCAGATTGCTCGTGTTATCCTCTCTAAGGAGAATGATTAA